A stretch of Mytilus edulis chromosome 11, xbMytEdul2.2, whole genome shotgun sequence DNA encodes these proteins:
- the LOC139496090 gene encoding uncharacterized protein yields the protein MLVKKTTKIGTLFKFLLELLSTFPSHQFRAAWQNQQLKAIISNLSANDCICIHDFSENFRCSAREEIQSSYFQCTEVSLHVLIIYRHAVLEYDGKDSTTENPNIIKEHFFVVSNDDKHDHHFVHEVQIKIKEYLNSISYNVSTMHEYTDGCQCQYKSRHCMGDVSNGQQDFGYDRLIRNYFETSHAKGPRDAAGGYVKRQADLAILRRKATIQTAHDFYKFANENLQETRDSSVCLRCVFRFIDNIDRNRDRYFKSIPQNRNIHQIISEREGLLSVRNLSCYSCDSCLLNMTHSCQHTELVGLVKNIQTEKERRCAIVEDISPDDDFEEVDMIRKGSLVALYTDDEGEDFYLMKAGSCQKN from the exons ATGctagtaaaaaaaacaacaaaaataggaACACTTTTCAAATTTCTACTGGAGCTTTTATCTACCTTTCCCTCACACCAATTCCGAGCAGCATGGCAAAACCAGCAACTCAAGGCTATTATATCGAACCTTTCTGCCAACGATTGTATTTGTATACACGACTTTTCAGAAAACTTTAG GTGTTCAGCCAGAGAAGAAATACAAAGTTCCTATTTCCAATGCACAGAGGTGTCTCTTCACGTGTTGATCATTTATAGACACGCAGTTCTTGAGTACGACGGAAAGGACAGCACAACTGAAAACCCAAATATTATTAAGGAACATTTCTTTGTAGTTAGTAATGATGATAAGCACGATCATCATTTTGTCCATGAAGTCCAAATTAAGATAAAAGAATACTTGAATTCCATATCCTATAATGTGTCAACAATGCACGAATATACTGATGGTTGCCAATGTCAATACAAATCAAGGCACTGTATGGGTGATGTGTCAAATGGACAGCAAGATTTTGGATACGACAGACTCATAAGGAATTATTTTGAGACTTCACACGCTAAAG GCCCTCGAGATGCTGCAGGTGGATATGTTAAAAGACAAGCTGACTTAGCGATTTTAAGGAGGAAAGCAACAATTCAAACAGCtcatgatttttataaatttgcaaatGAAAACCTACAGGAAACTAGAGATTCGTCAGTTTGTTTAAggtgtgttttcagattcatagACAACATAGATCGGAATCGCGACAGGTACTTTAAGTCCATACCTCAGAACAGAAATATTCATCAAATCATTTCAGAACGAGAAGGCTTACTTTCGGTAAGAAATTTGTCATGCTACAGCTGTGATAGCTGCTTGCTCAACATGACTCATTCCTGTCAACATACAGAACTTGTCGGCTtagtaaaaaatatacaaacagaaaaGGAACGCAGGTGTGCAATTGTTGAAGATATCTCCCCAGATGACGATTTCGAGGAAGTTGATATGATCCGAAAAGGAAGTTTAGTCGCCTTATATACAGACGATGAAGGAGAAGACTTTTATCTAATGAAGGCAGGATCATGTCAAAAAAACTGA